In Methanoregula sp., a single window of DNA contains:
- a CDS encoding DUF1616 domain-containing protein: protein MNPLKTELEKDARHGKYELPWDMKIVLLWTALCIVSIYTPVINQSFLRLILAIPFILFIPGYVLMAALFPDSADIDTIERIVFSIGTSIVLTPLIGLCLNFTSWGIRLDPLIISLTAVIVVLVVIAEIRRTRTSPESRYTIPLPEIRQTVQNEWALRNGSKRERILFYASIFAIGLVVLSAALVITLPKPGEKFTEFFILGENRTADSYPRVIIPDISYPMYVGIGNHEFRTVNYSVEIYLVPKQVNETTIAPLQPATLLVKTYSVTLSHNETSVIPFDLIAPDNNYNRVDFLLFDETAPSQNIKGSNRVNASYRNLHLGFNIPSPFTEFFILGENQTANAYPRAINTKIPHSVNISVRNHELRTVNYTVETYLVPKLVNAWHVSPSQSGILPLKTYTIILNNNETSIIPVDFSVLNDGNYRMDFLLFKETKVGQDITGSNRVNASYRNLHLDFNVTSQLALKNTTAIW from the coding sequence ATGAATCCCCTAAAAACGGAGCTGGAAAAAGATGCCCGTCACGGCAAATACGAATTGCCATGGGATATGAAAATTGTTCTGCTCTGGACTGCCCTTTGTATCGTAAGTATCTATACGCCTGTGATTAACCAGTCATTTCTCCGGTTAATTCTTGCAATTCCGTTCATCCTGTTCATTCCAGGATATGTGCTGATGGCAGCATTATTTCCGGATTCTGCGGATATTGATACAATTGAGCGGATTGTATTTTCCATTGGTACCAGTATCGTTCTTACTCCGTTAATTGGTCTTTGCCTGAATTTTACTTCGTGGGGAATACGATTGGATCCCCTCATCATTTCCCTCACTGCGGTAATCGTAGTACTTGTTGTCATCGCAGAAATCCGTCGCACCCGAACATCTCCAGAATCGCGGTATACAATTCCCCTACCGGAAATCCGGCAGACCGTGCAGAATGAATGGGCCTTACGGAATGGATCCAAGAGAGAGCGAATCCTGTTTTATGCAAGTATTTTTGCAATCGGACTGGTAGTTCTTTCAGCAGCTCTTGTTATTACCCTTCCAAAACCCGGTGAAAAATTCACAGAGTTTTTCATTTTAGGAGAAAACCGGACTGCTGATTCTTACCCACGCGTCATCATTCCGGATATTTCGTATCCGATGTATGTCGGCATCGGTAACCACGAGTTCCGGACAGTAAACTACTCGGTAGAAATATATCTCGTTCCCAAACAGGTAAATGAAACGACGATTGCACCATTGCAGCCCGCAACGCTCCTTGTAAAGACGTATTCCGTTACGCTCAGTCATAATGAGACCTCGGTTATTCCTTTTGATCTTATCGCCCCGGACAATAATTATAACCGTGTGGATTTTCTGCTCTTCGATGAGACAGCCCCAAGTCAGAATATTAAAGGATCCAACCGGGTCAACGCGAGCTATCGCAACCTTCACCTCGGGTTTAATATCCCTTCCCCGTTCACAGAATTTTTTATTCTGGGAGAAAATCAGACCGCAAATGCATATCCTAGAGCAATAAACACCAAAATCCCGCATTCGGTCAATATCAGTGTCAGAAATCATGAATTACGGACCGTAAATTATACCGTTGAGACATATCTTGTACCAAAACTGGTGAATGCGTGGCATGTATCACCCTCCCAATCAGGAATTCTGCCTCTGAAGACTTACACGATCATTCTTAATAATAACGAAACCTCGATTATCCCTGTGGATTTTTCTGTTTTGAATGATGGGAATTACCGGATGGATTTCCTGCTTTTCAAAGAAACAAAGGTCGGGCAGGATATTACCGGATCCAACCGGGTTAATGCAAGCTATCGCAACCTTCACCTGGATTTTAACGTGACTTCTCAGTTAGCCTTGAAAAATACCACAGCGATCTGGTAA
- a CDS encoding glycosyltransferase family 39 protein, which produces MNTCTINPEMKNSSLTLIALQLVSVLCAGVLLFTSRSYPIALVPAILLLGMAVFLAGYSRYRLFSILLIGIFTALILSLRFDFLTWGDPWFEYEMIQRILTYQSITPSVTYGSYQSQLPVIHVIITTISLFSGMHPLDLLKYSIPPLSVIGLYAVYRFTKDISSAETAFFAGLLLLCGTPYLHWTTQGVRETIGIALFVLALYVSFIAIKSHKTGYLLVSLLMVGGLVLAHDLSSVIFLIVWIAMSLTFLYLMCDMDRLRTTSQFSLLIASTAVIFMAVWGSMRSVYGYSQFSSLMNTSFHSDYGIPLFLVSLLIIYLIPLKFADKILLLRTTVQKILLRKNLLYAVFISGTIVSSIVVLWFILGKSTFVLSYPLPMMFNGGCMILLSLIGLYYFLEIDRIHILAWIALLALILVVSMSHIVPFFDPLRFMEFIYIPLAIIAAFGITRIAKVPWISKLLPLGLAVFVVISIVTSFPSIVFLGKSFEPGNPLSDTRSWVIQHQPSEISAINWLNDSRANGVVETDAYVGYAARGLIFTGSPTIQSTFPFMRDNGYLQSTDPNTQQHYLLILSRMMEYSEFGSQWQQKKEPLNDADLSMINKECNILYTNGNAKVYSYFSNLTSQDYFVKVKGNIVP; this is translated from the coding sequence ATGAATACCTGCACGATCAATCCAGAAATGAAGAACTCTTCCCTCACGCTAATCGCACTTCAGCTGGTATCTGTGCTTTGTGCAGGGGTATTGCTCTTTACCTCACGATCCTATCCGATTGCCTTAGTACCTGCTATACTACTCCTAGGTATGGCGGTATTCCTCGCAGGATATTCCCGCTACAGACTCTTCAGTATCCTCCTTATCGGGATATTTACCGCCCTCATCCTTTCATTGCGGTTTGACTTTCTCACTTGGGGAGATCCATGGTTTGAATATGAAATGATTCAACGGATCCTTACCTATCAGTCCATTACTCCATCAGTAACATATGGTAGCTATCAGTCACAACTTCCGGTAATCCACGTCATCATAACAACAATATCCCTTTTTTCCGGAATGCATCCCCTGGATTTGCTGAAATATTCCATCCCCCCGCTTTCAGTTATAGGATTATATGCGGTCTACCGGTTTACAAAAGATATCTCATCTGCAGAGACTGCCTTTTTTGCCGGGCTCCTCCTGCTCTGCGGCACACCGTATCTTCACTGGACTACGCAGGGGGTGCGCGAGACAATTGGAATAGCATTGTTCGTTCTGGCTCTCTACGTATCCTTTATTGCAATAAAGTCTCATAAAACGGGTTACCTCCTCGTCTCTCTACTAATGGTTGGCGGGCTGGTTCTTGCCCATGATTTATCCTCAGTGATTTTTCTCATCGTTTGGATCGCAATGTCCCTGACATTCCTCTACCTGATGTGCGATATGGACCGGCTGCGTACGACCAGCCAGTTCTCACTTCTTATCGCATCGACCGCGGTCATATTTATGGCTGTGTGGGGGAGTATGAGATCGGTCTATGGGTATTCTCAATTCAGCAGTTTGATGAACACCAGTTTTCATTCAGATTACGGTATCCCCCTCTTTCTTGTGAGTCTTCTCATTATTTACCTGATACCATTGAAATTTGCAGATAAAATCCTGTTGTTACGTACAACCGTTCAAAAAATTCTTCTCCGGAAAAATTTACTTTATGCCGTTTTTATATCTGGGACGATAGTGAGCAGTATTGTTGTGCTCTGGTTCATATTGGGCAAATCCACCTTTGTTCTCAGTTATCCACTGCCAATGATGTTCAATGGTGGCTGTATGATTCTTCTTTCGCTTATCGGACTGTATTATTTTCTTGAGATTGACCGTATTCATATTCTTGCATGGATTGCTTTACTCGCACTGATCCTCGTTGTATCGATGAGCCATATCGTGCCATTTTTTGATCCACTCCGATTCATGGAATTTATCTATATCCCTCTTGCCATCATTGCTGCGTTTGGGATAACACGGATAGCGAAAGTGCCTTGGATCTCAAAACTGTTACCGCTTGGTCTTGCTGTATTTGTTGTCATAAGTATTGTAACGTCATTTCCCTCAATTGTTTTCTTGGGAAAATCCTTTGAACCGGGAAACCCGCTATCTGATACACGGAGCTGGGTGATTCAGCACCAGCCTTCAGAAATCTCCGCAATCAACTGGCTGAATGATTCCCGTGCGAACGGGGTCGTTGAGACCGATGCCTATGTGGGGTATGCCGCACGGGGGCTTATCTTTACAGGTTCCCCAACAATTCAGAGCACATTCCCTTTCATGAGGGACAATGGGTATCTGCAAAGTACAGATCCCAATACGCAACAGCACTATCTGCTTATTCTCTCAAGAATGATGGAATATTCAGAATTTGGAAGTCAATGGCAGCAGAAAAAGGAGCCGTTGAATGATGCGGATCTTTCGATGATAAACAAGGAATGCAATATCCTGTATACCAATGGTAATGCTAAAGTGTATTCATATTTCAGCAACTTAACTAGTCAAGACTACTTTGTAAAAGTCAAGGGTAATATCGTCCCTTAA
- a CDS encoding glycosyltransferase: MKLHINVKLVLSGNSLIDKIRTQDISITYNKINLQSEWNLLRKILYCRKFAHFIDQEISDLNEDDILYLRYPYPIFYYPITILKRFRRCKIVFEHNTIEYKEFLLEHQYGFLLSELLFGKILLKQSDAIVGVTSEITSYELSRTGNLKKPHITIGNGFDVESVPVKKFKALDDTELHLLCVANVSKWHGLDRLLKGMAAYKGNSRIVFHIAGEGSDILNLQKMVDHLNLQRSVVFHGFLTGKKLDDLFDSCHFAVGSLGIHRIGLKEASILKAREYCSRGIPFVSGYMDPDFPDDFEFIYRVPSDESDINIQDMIDFIAKIHQKSDYSQKMRLYATDNLDWSIKMKQLSVFFKSIVKNT; encoded by the coding sequence TTGAAATTACATATTAATGTTAAACTAGTATTGTCCGGTAATTCATTAATTGATAAGATCAGAACACAGGATATTTCGATAACTTATAACAAAATCAATTTGCAATCTGAATGGAATCTATTGAGAAAAATACTCTATTGCCGAAAATTTGCGCATTTTATAGATCAGGAGATTAGTGATTTAAATGAAGACGATATTCTTTATTTGAGGTATCCCTATCCCATTTTTTATTATCCAATAACAATTCTTAAAAGATTTAGACGATGTAAAATCGTATTTGAACATAATACCATAGAATATAAAGAATTCTTATTAGAACACCAATATGGATTTTTGCTATCAGAATTGTTGTTTGGAAAAATATTACTTAAACAATCTGATGCAATTGTCGGGGTCACGAGTGAGATTACGTCATATGAATTGAGCAGAACGGGGAATTTGAAAAAACCGCATATCACCATCGGCAATGGTTTTGATGTTGAATCCGTACCGGTTAAAAAATTCAAAGCACTCGATGATACTGAATTGCATCTTCTCTGCGTTGCAAATGTTAGCAAATGGCACGGGCTTGACAGATTGTTGAAAGGTATGGCAGCGTATAAGGGAAATTCCCGCATCGTTTTTCATATTGCCGGCGAAGGTTCTGATATACTGAATTTGCAAAAGATGGTAGATCATCTCAATCTCCAGCGCAGCGTGGTTTTTCACGGATTCCTTACCGGGAAAAAACTGGATGATCTTTTTGATTCCTGCCATTTTGCTGTGGGGAGTCTCGGCATCCACAGGATCGGTTTAAAGGAGGCTTCGATATTAAAAGCACGTGAATATTGTTCAAGGGGGATCCCGTTTGTCAGTGGCTACATGGACCCTGATTTTCCAGACGATTTTGAATTTATATACAGAGTCCCTTCAGATGAAAGTGACATTAACATTCAGGATATGATAGATTTTATTGCAAAAATCCACCAAAAATCCGATTATTCTCAAAAAATGAGGCTGTATGCAACGGATAACCTAGACTGGTCTATTAAAATGAAACAATTGAGTGTCTTTTTTAAATCAATAGTAAAAAATACTTGA
- a CDS encoding lysylphosphatidylglycerol synthase transmembrane domain-containing protein codes for MFRPSIKNIVRLAIGIILVILLLFFVSPSAVIQSLRSANPYFLICAVIVYAFAFFLLTLRWRLIVAHMGENIPFGEAYQAFAGGVMYSDFTPGRIGDFTRAILVKERIGIHKGTISVFIDRYIDIIVLTCLGIAALVVYSSRFASILPLFALMILLIVFVGVTAVFLQNSWIFSLMKKIPYFNIPEFTSHLQDALLELRDGKKVIAEGIALTVFVWVTHAIRIILISMGLGYILPLPDLFLILPLISALSLIPVTIAGLGLVEGGLMAVIAGYGVPLSAALSIAIIDRGLTMLFHFAVGGRYAVKNILQ; via the coding sequence ATGTTTCGTCCTTCAATAAAAAATATTGTTCGTCTTGCAATCGGAATAATCCTGGTAATTTTATTGTTATTTTTTGTATCTCCGTCTGCTGTAATCCAGTCACTGCGATCTGCGAATCCCTATTTTTTGATATGCGCAGTCATTGTCTATGCGTTTGCATTCTTTCTCCTTACCCTCCGCTGGCGACTGATTGTTGCACATATGGGCGAAAATATTCCGTTTGGTGAGGCATACCAGGCATTCGCCGGAGGTGTGATGTACTCTGACTTCACACCCGGGCGGATAGGAGATTTTACCCGGGCAATTCTTGTAAAAGAGAGGATTGGCATCCACAAGGGAACTATCTCGGTTTTTATTGACCGTTACATTGACATTATTGTCCTGACATGTCTGGGAATCGCTGCTCTGGTCGTCTATTCTTCGCGGTTTGCATCCATTCTGCCTCTGTTTGCCTTAATGATTCTCCTGATCGTTTTCGTTGGTGTCACAGCAGTGTTCCTCCAGAATTCCTGGATATTTTCCTTAATGAAAAAAATTCCGTATTTTAATATTCCGGAATTCACATCACATCTCCAGGATGCCCTTCTGGAATTACGGGACGGGAAAAAAGTGATTGCTGAGGGGATTGCCCTCACCGTATTTGTTTGGGTTACCCATGCCATTCGCATTATACTGATATCGATGGGTCTTGGGTACATACTCCCCCTGCCAGATTTATTCCTTATACTTCCCCTGATAAGCGCGCTTTCGCTCATCCCGGTAACAATCGCCGGTCTTGGGCTGGTGGAGGGGGGATTGATGGCGGTTATTGCCGGGTATGGAGTTCCCTTGTCCGCCGCTCTATCAATTGCTATAATAGACCGGGGTCTTACCATGCTCTTTCACTTTGCAGTAGGGGGACGGTATGCGGTGAAAAATATTCTGCAATAA
- a CDS encoding DDE-type integrase/transposase/recombinase, which produces MWQGDNFQFRIRGVGKVYVTGFTDDGSRYRVKSKVYLHKDAASLVNALRWALRNGRIPREIYLDNGKQFVAKVFKDEAQKHGIKLIFGRPYNLKGRGKIERYHKTLYQELIALKEFRSNSHFMSELWNFDHQYNNWRKQEILGWMTPASVYHNEINFNKDRKLIQSGQKLCQQNGH; this is translated from the coding sequence ATGTGGCAGGGTGATAATTTTCAGTTTCGTATCCGGGGAGTCGGCAAGGTCTATGTCACCGGTTTTACTGATGACGGCTCACGCTATCGGGTTAAGAGCAAGGTCTATCTTCACAAAGATGCAGCCTCATTGGTCAATGCTCTCCGCTGGGCTCTCCGCAACGGAAGAATCCCGCGTGAAATTTATCTAGATAATGGAAAACAGTTTGTCGCCAAAGTTTTCAAAGATGAAGCACAGAAACACGGAATCAAGTTGATCTTCGGCCGACCATACAACCTAAAAGGTCGCGGCAAAATTGAACGTTATCACAAGACTCTCTACCAAGAACTTATAGCTCTCAAAGAGTTTCGTTCGAACAGCCATTTCATGAGTGAACTCTGGAACTTCGACCATCAATACAATAATTGGCGCAAGCAGGAGATCCTAGGCTGGATGACTCCGGCTTCAGTCTATCACAACGAAATCAATTTCAACAAAGACCGTAAACTTATCCAAAGCGGACAAAAACTCTGTCAACAAAACGGACATTAA
- a CDS encoding metal-dependent hydrolase → MLIFAHIFAGAVLGLVLARIIGDSRFIPVCIAGAILPDLIDKPLGYILLPHTLDSGTTIFHSFIIVVIAFIIALILLRFWHTLLGIAVACMLLLHQIMDEMWHVPVTWSFPLTGPFQPIHYANFFETYFWQEITTPYEWIFLFLIIVLLCEWYSDSYPDSLTSFNRRWRAPLLSVGLLFLCILGLYSLVCAGTGMGNIMAPYNGPESNLLLGLVALAGFGIIIKIPGMQSLQYKGSK, encoded by the coding sequence ATGTTGATCTTCGCTCATATCTTTGCCGGTGCCGTGCTCGGATTAGTACTCGCACGGATCATTGGAGATTCCCGTTTCATCCCGGTCTGCATCGCTGGTGCGATCCTGCCAGACCTCATTGATAAGCCGCTGGGGTATATCCTTCTCCCTCATACACTGGACAGCGGCACAACTATCTTCCATTCCTTCATTATTGTCGTAATCGCGTTTATCATTGCACTTATCCTACTTCGTTTCTGGCACACGCTGCTTGGCATTGCGGTAGCGTGCATGCTCTTGCTTCATCAGATAATGGATGAGATGTGGCATGTGCCAGTGACATGGTCTTTCCCGTTGACGGGGCCATTCCAGCCAATCCATTACGCGAATTTTTTTGAAACATATTTCTGGCAGGAGATCACAACCCCGTATGAGTGGATCTTCCTTTTTTTAATTATCGTGCTGCTCTGCGAGTGGTACAGCGACAGCTACCCGGACTCGTTGACTTCATTTAATCGGAGATGGAGGGCGCCGTTATTATCTGTGGGGCTGTTGTTTCTCTGTATACTCGGTTTATACTCACTAGTCTGTGCTGGCACGGGTATGGGAAATATCATGGCGCCCTACAATGGTCCAGAAAGCAACCTGCTTCTCGGATTGGTGGCGCTGGCAGGGTTCGGCATCATTATCAAAATTCCCGGAATGCAATCCCTTCAGTATAAGGGTAGTAAGTAA
- a CDS encoding glycosyltransferase family 4 protein translates to MKILRVVSDLYPAVVGGIGIHAHQMSVGQAKMGQDVTVFTLNQNKSPKTEFVDGYKIVRFPSYFSICGNYFAPELIVEILKRKKTFDIIHAHSHLFFSTNVCVFARLLHSAPLIITNHGLISASTPAWLNTLYKNTFSIATFKIADHIICYTGIEKENLEKLGIDPKKISVIHNGVDTTLFAPITSRKISDRKQIVWVGRYVPGKGVEYLIEAFSRVKEKIPQAHLVLVGDGPEKAVVEAKINNLRLQASVTLISYLKNTELPQIYNQSDVFVLPSLMEGVPRTLLEAMACKIPVITTDLPHLLDIVEGAGLVVPSKNASLLANAMITILEGPLNAEAMGQCGREKIVKGYSWEDTVKKTLTLYQTIIECPR, encoded by the coding sequence ATGAAGATCCTTCGCGTTGTCAGTGATTTGTATCCCGCTGTTGTGGGGGGAATCGGAATCCATGCGCATCAGATGTCGGTTGGACAAGCGAAGATGGGGCAGGATGTCACTGTTTTTACCCTAAATCAAAATAAATCTCCAAAAACTGAATTTGTTGATGGGTATAAGATAGTCAGATTTCCCTCATATTTTTCAATTTGCGGGAATTATTTTGCACCGGAATTAATTGTGGAAATACTTAAAAGAAAAAAAACCTTTGACATCATCCACGCTCATTCGCACTTGTTCTTTTCTACGAATGTCTGTGTATTCGCACGATTGTTACACTCCGCTCCCCTAATCATCACCAACCACGGACTTATCTCTGCAAGTACACCGGCATGGCTGAATACCCTTTATAAAAACACATTTTCCATAGCGACCTTCAAAATTGCAGATCACATTATCTGTTATACAGGAATTGAGAAAGAAAATCTGGAAAAACTCGGCATAGATCCAAAAAAAATATCGGTTATTCATAACGGTGTGGATACAACTCTTTTTGCACCAATCACTTCCAGAAAAATAAGCGATCGAAAACAGATCGTTTGGGTGGGGCGATATGTCCCGGGAAAAGGAGTGGAATATCTTATCGAAGCATTTTCCCGTGTGAAGGAAAAGATACCTCAGGCACACCTGGTTCTTGTAGGAGATGGCCCGGAAAAGGCAGTTGTTGAAGCAAAGATCAACAATCTTCGACTCCAGGCATCTGTCACGCTAATTTCTTATCTTAAAAATACAGAACTTCCCCAGATTTACAACCAGTCTGATGTGTTTGTATTGCCAAGCCTCATGGAGGGAGTACCAAGGACGTTGCTCGAGGCCATGGCATGCAAAATCCCAGTCATAACAACCGATCTCCCCCATCTCCTGGATATTGTGGAGGGTGCCGGGTTAGTGGTTCCCTCAAAAAATGCATCATTGCTTGCCAATGCCATGATTACGATTCTTGAAGGCCCTCTGAATGCAGAAGCCATGGGGCAATGTGGGCGGGAAAAAATAGTGAAGGGGTACTCCTGGGAAGATACCGTGAAAAAAACACTCACGTTGTATCAAACGATTATTGAGTGCCCCAGATAA
- a CDS encoding winged helix-turn-helix domain-containing protein has translation MFDLVSFVGRGKVRKQILKALIKPNSPTELAKQLDIDRSTISRVILEFTEKGLVECLTPDERMGRYYRTTDLGKKVVAIIEGKGE, from the coding sequence ATGTTTGACCTGGTAAGTTTTGTTGGCCGGGGGAAAGTCAGGAAACAAATACTCAAGGCTCTTATAAAGCCCAATTCTCCGACAGAACTTGCCAAACAACTGGATATCGATCGTTCAACGATCAGCCGGGTAATTCTTGAATTTACTGAAAAAGGACTTGTTGAGTGCCTGACGCCGGATGAGCGTATGGGCCGGTATTACAGGACGACAGATCTCGGGAAGAAGGTAGTTGCAATTATTGAGGGGAAGGGAGAGTAA
- the asnB gene encoding asparagine synthase (glutamine-hydrolyzing) has protein sequence MCGIVGFNWSDRHLLQKMMGTIQHRGPDESGQFIDNFVSLGHQRLKIIDLESGRQPIHNEDESIHVVFNGEIYNFQQLREILERKGHVFSTHSDTEVIVHAYEEYGVECVQQFNGMFAFALYDSIKKVLFLARDRIGIKPLYYFFDGTKFVFASEIKAILADRTISREVDRLAFHEYFSFRYNPGDHTLFRGIKKLLPGHILLLRDGSVETRQYWEISERKTDKSEDFLIHELRELLSDSVQSRLISDVPLGVFLSGGLDSASIVALMSEKSDDIKTFSVGFESADDSELPYAKMISEQFGTDHHEFMVEDHHLSLLPKMVWHLDEPIGDAATLPTLVISEEAKRYVTVILAGEGGDEVFAGYDNQRIMMQVARFDPQIKFLKQTISHVKKIIPIESNWYRILNVLSTYQIEQQYFILNSLFNSQEFKKLQMDTGEINASAFFPPRKMGRLNTLQYYGFKTWLPHDFCMKADKMTMAHGLEERAPFLDYRIVNFGFSLPDQYKINHGTGKYLLKKAMEPYLPKKIIYRKKHGYNAPMDGWFKGRLKGTLESLLDERAHSLYDTNYITDLLGKFQHSGENYSMNFFNAQKLWSVLMFEMWYKIFIENVEYQSLTNF, from the coding sequence ATGTGCGGGATTGTCGGATTTAACTGGAGTGATCGTCATCTGCTACAAAAGATGATGGGCACTATTCAACATCGAGGTCCGGATGAATCAGGGCAATTCATTGATAATTTTGTTTCACTGGGGCATCAGCGTCTCAAAATAATTGATCTTGAATCCGGCAGGCAACCGATCCATAATGAAGATGAATCTATTCATGTTGTTTTTAATGGCGAAATTTATAATTTTCAACAACTCAGGGAAATCCTCGAAAGAAAAGGTCACGTATTTTCTACCCATTCGGATACGGAAGTAATTGTCCATGCCTACGAGGAGTATGGAGTTGAATGTGTTCAACAGTTTAATGGCATGTTTGCATTTGCCCTTTATGATAGCATAAAAAAGGTCCTGTTTTTAGCACGCGACCGTATTGGCATTAAACCCCTCTATTATTTTTTCGATGGCACGAAATTTGTTTTTGCATCTGAGATCAAGGCAATCCTGGCAGATCGTACGATATCCCGAGAGGTTGATCGTTTAGCATTTCATGAATATTTTTCATTTCGCTACAATCCGGGTGATCATACCCTTTTTAGGGGAATAAAAAAATTACTCCCGGGTCACATTCTCCTCTTGAGAGATGGATCTGTCGAGACCAGACAATACTGGGAAATTTCTGAAAGAAAAACGGATAAATCAGAGGATTTTTTAATTCACGAGCTCCGGGAATTGTTATCAGATTCCGTCCAATCACGACTGATAAGTGATGTCCCGCTCGGAGTATTCCTAAGCGGGGGTCTTGATTCTGCAAGTATTGTCGCCTTGATGAGTGAAAAATCCGATGATATCAAAACATTCTCCGTCGGATTTGAATCTGCTGATGATTCTGAATTACCCTATGCTAAGATGATCTCCGAACAATTTGGAACGGATCATCACGAATTCATGGTGGAAGACCATCATCTGTCACTGCTGCCAAAAATGGTATGGCATCTTGACGAACCGATTGGCGATGCTGCAACATTGCCAACGCTTGTGATTTCAGAAGAGGCAAAAAGATACGTAACAGTCATTTTAGCAGGTGAAGGCGGAGATGAGGTATTTGCAGGTTATGACAATCAACGGATCATGATGCAGGTAGCTCGTTTCGATCCCCAGATTAAATTCCTCAAACAAACCATTAGCCACGTCAAAAAAATCATCCCCATTGAGAGTAACTGGTATCGCATACTCAATGTTCTCTCAACATACCAGATTGAACAACAATATTTTATCTTAAACTCTCTTTTTAACAGCCAGGAATTTAAAAAATTACAGATGGACACGGGTGAAATAAACGCTTCTGCATTTTTCCCACCCCGGAAAATGGGACGCTTAAATACCCTCCAGTATTATGGTTTCAAAACATGGCTGCCTCATGATTTCTGTATGAAAGCGGATAAAATGACGATGGCCCATGGTTTAGAGGAAAGAGCCCCTTTTTTGGATTATCGCATTGTTAACTTTGGTTTTTCATTACCAGATCAGTATAAAATTAACCATGGTACCGGTAAGTACCTGTTGAAAAAAGCCATGGAACCTTACTTGCCAAAAAAAATCATCTACCGAAAGAAGCATGGGTACAATGCTCCGATGGACGGATGGTTTAAAGGGAGACTGAAAGGAACTTTAGAATCTCTCCTCGATGAGAGGGCTCATAGCCTATATGATACCAATTATATCACGGATTTACTGGGCAAGTTTCAGCACTCAGGGGAAAATTATTCAATGAATTTCTTTAATGCCCAAAAACTGTGGAGTGTTCTGATGTTTGAAATGTGGTACAAGATTTTCATTGAAAATGTCGAGTATCAATCCTTAACAAATTTTTAG